Proteins from a single region of Clostridiisalibacter paucivorans DSM 22131:
- a CDS encoding PBECR4 domain-containing protein, which produces MDRLRKCALNFNKLCDKDYYFIIENGKIIKLCIRKEQFYHLIGLNKLKDIRKVKKDNKNSAIGIFNKILNKKIQYSDIEKSEYFKDIKYRIKNFKDINDMIFEKIVIKFDKSKVISSRPPKIRSDIIFYRKKGHAFLHLCLSRDRSYYYPETFLVQYDDLYVKNQKIHNIIELKICKRRESIAIEHRVYAQDEVFQETAASKE; this is translated from the coding sequence CAATAAACTATGTGACAAAGATTATTATTTTATTATTGAAAATGGCAAAATCATAAAGCTATGCATCAGAAAAGAACAATTTTATCATTTAATAGGCTTGAATAAATTAAAAGATATAAGAAAAGTAAAAAAAGATAATAAAAATTCAGCGATAGGTATTTTTAATAAAATTTTAAATAAAAAAATTCAATATAGTGATATTGAAAAAAGCGAATATTTTAAAGACATTAAATATAGAATTAAAAACTTTAAAGATATTAATGACATGATATTTGAAAAAATAGTTATAAAATTTGATAAATCTAAAGTAATTTCTTCTAGACCTCCTAAAATTAGGTCAGATATAATTTTCTATAGAAAAAAAGGACATGCTTTTTTGCATCTATGTTTGTCTAGAGATAGATCTTATTATTATCCAGAAACTTTTTTGGTGCAATATGACGACTTGTATGTAAAAAATCAAAAAATTCACAATATAATCGAACTCAAAATATGTAAACGTAGAGAGTCTATAGCTATTGAGCATAGGGTGTATGCACAAGATGAAGTTTTTCAAGAAACTGCTGCTTCAAAAGAATAA